In Meleagris gallopavo isolate NT-WF06-2002-E0010 breed Aviagen turkey brand Nicholas breeding stock chromosome 5, Turkey_5.1, whole genome shotgun sequence, a single window of DNA contains:
- the ZNF770 gene encoding zinc finger protein 770 — protein MLRIQHCVTANRIPKKKPYICDICYKQFETPSKLARHYLIHTGQKPFECHVCYKTFRQLVHLERHQLTHNLPFKCNFCHRNFKNVITLLKHQQLHNENYQNCIKQEEKSVSSEQDGVTFGIFRCSVCWKSFTTGEKWMLHQCQKADCLHGTRRRKKTHPCELCNKTFPSRSKLERHFLIHTGQKPFKCSSCGKSFRQSTHLKIHQLMHTEERPFQCCFCQKGFKIQSKLMKHKQLHARNKAVSNIVYKGKTKHLRLQKLSEGKMDSFESADTFKLQENDPHDVYLVYVVPFQCPVCEQCFETEEVLNLHKCYLRDEKSSSCTTACSRTVSMKSKILMKLKRTGGKLSDFSLTGREKMKSGHFRNPDLVAVREQQSDKNVSTKSFRDCCSKLDLCKAVNWMKRRFAVPLQWQEHLEPLEVGINLEGVLTGESMLSISDGVRNRDDAFYGSSDDGFLDNSEILHYAFSAPKNIRNRHKVCKCDRCEKIFPSSSKLQRHYLIHTGQKPFGCNVCGKTFRQSAHLKRHQLTHTENNYKSSVCHVEFENLKKFFNHQEDHIEFESSQPVSYSDYSQAPSQAPGFQEFELTQSNQAAEIKVEIESEAFVLDNGSRNTEPYLCSKLMETEQSCYSYWHDFSESVERRKLYQCSLCFKTFKSFSKLERHYFMHAGQKPFECSFCGKSFRQSPHLKRHHLTHFKERLKLSSSQQQSETLFSLNLDTVP, from the coding sequence ATGTTAAGAATTCAGCATTGTGTAACAGCTAACAGGATACCCAAGAAAAAGCCATATATTTGTGACATTTGCTATAAGCAGTTTGAAACTCCATCAAAATTGGCAAGACATTATCTGATACATACTGGTCAAAAGCCATTTGAATGTCATGTGTGCTATAAAACATTTAGGCAGTTAGTCCATCTGGAGAGGCATCAGTTGACCCATAATCTGCCTTTTAAGTGTAATTTTTGTCATAGAAACTTCAAAAATGTAATTACTTTGTTGAAGCATCAGCAGCTTCATAATGAAAACTATCAGAATTGTAtcaagcaagaagaaaaatctgtgagTTCTGAGCAGGATGGGGTCACTTTTGGCATATTTCGATGTTCTGTGTGTTGGAAGTCTTTCACAACTGGAGAGAAGTGGATGCTGCATCAGTGTCAGAAGGCAGATTGTCTACATGGTACCAGACGGAGAAAGAAAACTCACCCTTGTGAACTGTGTAACAAGACATTTCCATCGAGATCTAAGCTAGAACGACACTTCCTTATTCACACTGGCCAGAAACCTTTTAAGTGTTCTTCATGTGGCAAATCTTTCAGACAGTCAACACATTTGAAAATCCATCAGCTCATGCATACTGAAGAAAGGccttttcagtgctgcttttgtCAGAAGGGATTTAAAATACAGAGCAAACTCATGAAGCACAAACAACTCCATGCCAGAAATAAGGCTGTCTCCAATATCGTatacaaaggaaaaactaaACATCTCAGACTACAGAAACTGTCAGAAGGAAAGATGGATAGTTTTGAGAGTGCTGACACATTCAAATTGCAGGAGAATGACCCACATGATGTTTATTTGGTTTATGTCGTACCATTTCAGTGTCCAGTGTGTGAGCAGTGTTTTGAAACAGAGGAAGTCCTAAATTTGCATAAATGTTATCTAAGAGATGAGAAAAGCTCAAGTTGCACAACAGCATGCAGTCGCACAGTCAGCATGAAAAGCAAGATCCTGATGAAGCTGAAGCGCACTGGAGGAAAGCtatcagatttttctttgactggcagagaaaaaatgaaatcaggtCACTTTAGGAATCCTGACCTGGTTGCAGTTAGAGAGCAGCAATCTGATAAAAACGTTTCCACTAAATCTTTCAGGGACTGCTGTAGCAAGCTTGACCTGTGCAAGGCCGTCAATTGGATGAAAAGACGGTTTGCTGTGCCATTACAATGGCAAGAGCACCTAGAACCTCTCGAGGTAGGAATTAATTTGGAAGGTGTGCTTACTGGCGAAAGCATGTTAAGCATCAGTGATGGAGTGCGTAATAGGGATGATGCTTTTTATGGTTCGTCAGATGATGGCTTCCTTGATAATTCAGAAATACTTCACTATGCTTTTTCAGCTCCTAAAAATATACGTAACAGACACAAAGTGTGTAAATGTGACAgatgtgaaaaaatatttccgTCCTCATCCAAGCTTCAAAGACATTACCTTATACACACAGGACAGAAACCCTTTGGCTGTAATGTTTGTGGAAAGACATTTAGACAGTCAGCTCACTTAAAAAGACATCAGCTCACCCATACTGAAAACAACTATAAAAGCTCTGTTTGCCATGTAGaatttgaaaatctgaaaaaattcTTCAATCATCAGGAAGATCACATTGAATTTGAGTCCTCTCAGCCTGTGAGTTATTCAGATTATTCTCAAGCACCTTCACAGGCACCTGGCTTTCAAGAATTTGAGCTGACTCAGTCTAATCAAGCAGCTGAAATCAAAGTTGAAATTGAGTCAGAGGCCTTTGTTCTTGACAATGGGAGTAGAAACACAGAGCCTTATTTGTGTAGTAAATTGATGGAAACGGAGCAAAGCTGTTATAGTTACTGGCATGATTTTTCCGAAAGtgttgaaagaagaaaactataCCAGTGCAGTCTCTGCTTTAAGacatttaaatcattttctaaGCTTGAAAGACATTACTTCATGCATGCTGGACAGAAGCCATTTGAATGTTCATTTTGTGGTAAAAGTTTCCGACAGTCTCCACATTTGAAAAGACATCACCTTACTCACTTTAAAGAGAGGTTAAAGTTGAGTTCCAGTCAGCAACAATCAGAAACATTGTTTTCACTCAACCTGGATACTGTCCCCTGA